In the Carettochelys insculpta isolate YL-2023 chromosome 6, ASM3395843v1, whole genome shotgun sequence genome, ccagggccGTGCTGATCCAGCTGCCCGTGGCTGTCAGGGAAGGGTGGTGCAGTGCTCAGggttgactgcccttggctccacccctttctgTCTTGACACCACCCCTACCAGGTGTGAAGTCACCccgcaccttgccctggggctccctgcctgaTGTAGGTCTCAGTGGTATAATCCTACCCACAGGGGAAGTTACTTCCAAAAACCCATTAATGAGAGGTTAGCTTATACCCTGTACTACGTCATGTCTCTGCTTCCTTTTCATGAGACCCAGAATATGTCAAACCTTTATGTATAACTGGAAGGCCCTGCTTACTTCATAAGTGTGTCTGGTTCCCAGTCATGGTGCCTTGTACAAGTTATTGTACAAACAGACAAAAGAAAGCTCATCTCAGACCCAAAGATTTTATAAAGTAAGTTCAAGATGAGCCACAATCAGTGGGTACAGACAGACAAACGTGGAGAACAGAAGGAAACAATAAGATGTTCACAAAAGCAGTGAAGATGAGAATTCTGAATTCTTTCtaaaaaggaagcagaagacaaaaAAGGAATATGAAGATGTACAGGGAATACTTCATAACCAGGTAACAATCCATAAAGATGTCTTTGCAAGGGATGAGATTGTAATACTAGATAGACAGGTGAAATCTAATGCCTTACATCAAACCATTCTTGAGCAGTTGTATCTTATTGGAACACCTTTCTGTTCATGTTTCAGGGTATAAATATTTACCAATAGCCCTAATAGTATATTATTGCTTGTTttgcagcagcggctccgctggcttggccacatccacaggatgaatgatggaaggatcccaaaagacattctgtatggctagctagcctctggcaaaagacctcccggacacccccagttgcgctacaaagatgtttgcaagagggacctcagggaggtagacatcgagccggacagttgggaggagctggcagacaatcgcagcagatggaggcaggaactacacaagggctttcagaagggtgagatgaggatcagacagctagcagaggagaagcgagcccacagaaagcacagcaaggacctgccagacaccctttacacatgcaacagatgcagcaaggactgtcactctcatgtgggccttcacagtcacagtcgacactgcaaatgatgatcccaaatggaaccactaagggcgtgatccatagtctatgtagactgaaggatgctactactttGCAGGTGCAGAGAGGAGAAACTTTGTAGGGAGAAAAGGACAAGGGCTTAAACAGTAGTTATAATTCTGGAATATAAATGAGTGACCGTAAAGCTATCTATGTTAGATTTAAAAGTGAAAGAGCCTGTTATCTATTTGCACAATGATCTATGATTTGCAAACTTATAATGCTTCTTTATTCACATTTCAGATGCCAGAAGTAATGTAACAGCATCATGGTATGTGGCCAGAAGATTGGTCCCCAATCTCATAACctataacagtgtttctcaaccaggggtacttGTACACTTGGGGGTACACCGAGATCTTCTAGGGAggacatcaactcatctagacatttgcctagttttacaacaagctacatataAAACACGAGCAAAGTCAGGAGAATGAaatgttcattcagacaatgacttcgAATACATCATAAGCCTTATGCTAAAATGTCAGTATAATATTTccattccagttgatttatttgaTAACAAGATGGTGGAAAGGCAGCAAGTTTTCAGTCCTAGTCTTCTGTGAcctttttgcatgtttttataaacagtttttaagtgaggtgtaatttgttggtatgcaaaacaagtctgactcctgaaaaggatacAGCAACCTGCACAAGTTGAACGACATATGTtgcaagacctcagattaccttgggACCATATTTCTCAACCGGAGGTACACGTACAATGAGGGTTTGCAAGTCTAGGCATACCTaaatttttttttggaaaaagggggtactttataaaaaataaaggttgagaaacactgctctatagCACCTAGAAATGGCCATCTAAAGGGTTAATCATCCATTTACATAGTACAAAATTGATGTTTGTTTGTAGGAAAAAAACAAGGATGTTCTATTGATTCTTAAAGCTGGACAAAGAGGCAGAGGTGAGCAAGCAGGAGGTTGGAAGAGACTCATCAAGCAAATTGTCACCGAGAAATAGATAGGAAGTTTGGGCAGCAACGATCAGAGTTTGTCATTTTGCATTGCTCTAGAAGGCACCTGTCTTCCATGTTTTGGTGTTCAACCTTCAGACATTACAAACATCTCAGTTGCCTGTAATTTCATGGGGAGAATTGTGTATTTTCACTCACTGGGGGCCCTGCAACAGAATTATCTGAAACACTATTAAAGTTTCTTCCTTGGTTCCCCCATGGAGGTGGGAGTTAATGGCCTGTCTGGGGACTAGAGCAGGTGCTCAGCTGTGAAATGCTTCAGGGACAAGTTCTCAAAGGGATAAGGCACCAGATAAACCCTCTGGAACCAGCCAAGCTTCAGTCCTTTGCCATGAGAGAGGGAAGTGGCTTCATTTGCCCAGGTAGGTGGAAGAATTTGGGGTTAGGGTTTCCCACACCTATGGCTAGTCTCCTGTGGGGGGATTCTGAAgttaatacactcatccctccttaaacgAGTAcgttatttacgagtactcgcttaaacgagggacacacataccgcCCCTCGTTCACGCAACGAGAGAAttccccctgctaatacgagaCTTAGtccatccctgcagctccagcccacttcagcctgatgcccctgccgGGCCCGCAGACACCAAACCACCGAAACCTGAACCCCCCGATGGGCCCTGCGCACCCAAACTGTTGAAACTTAAACCCCCCCGCTGGACCTGCACACCAGAACTGCTAAAATTTaaaccccccactggccccgcgCACCTCGAACCACCGAAATTCAAACCCAATGCCAGCCCCAAGCACCCCGAACCACCGAAATTTAACCTCCCGCCACTCCTGTGCACCTGAACCGGTGAAACTTaaaccccccaccagctccatgcACCCGAACCACCGCAGCCTTAAGCCCTGtgccggccccacagacccaaactgcagcagtctgaaccccaccctcacccctgtttaaaccctccctcccactcatgtccccaaactgcccccagcctttaaccccccacaaccccaggctcACCTCTCAAAAccagcaccatctgctgccactctgagcacttggaaccaatcagagactttcacAAGTATTTGAGTAGAAATTTAGTGTCTCTTTtaggagttttcacctatgagcaaaaagttaggaaccaaatgtgctcgtatagtgagggatgtgTGTACAAGGCCAGCTGCCACGAATCTGACGCTTGAACTTGACCAATGAACAATTCCACCATGTCCTGTTTCTGGTGTTAAtatcagctgtggcagggatgggggccaGTGGTTGATGTTTTAGATCTCATTTAATTCTGTTCAGAGCCAGTTCCATTGTTGTAGCAGCTAACAAACCAATGggcactgctcaccttccttctaTAGTCCTCCGTGCATTGCTGATGTCATTAGTAACTACTGCAAAAGGTCTGGTCTTGGATTtcacatccccccgcccccccgccacagccGAGCCAGAATGCTCAGCAACTCAGCCATGTGCTGGCAGATTGATTTAGCACTAATATAAACAGAACCTTGTTCCCTTCTTCAATACCATCAGCTCTTGCTGCAATGACTAGGGATTGATTCTGGAGATTTCCCATCCCACTAAAAAATGAACACAGTTTACTGtaaaaaatctaaaataaacCAAACTTAAAGGGAGTTATAACTACAGGCTCTGGGCAAAGGAAATATTCTTTTCTAACATTTAGATGTGCAGGTTGAATTCTTCTAACCAAGAACTCTCTCCtgcggcaacatctgtaatccgtcatgattacagccagatgcccacttatcatgtgtgtggcccagTTTCTTGTGGTCcttaaagtttttttccagccaccGGCCTGGCTGTCattgttctgtgcagttatttaattgtaatttaccccaaatgtctccgAAGAGCCCAGTTATCTGTGAAAGTGTttgtgatgctgctagacaaattATCTCATCTGgtaccagtcaggttccaagagtgctggatgagagaggttcagactGTACTTCATTTAGATAATGGTAATATTTTGCACTCAAatttatatttaacttgtggaACACAGGCTTAATAGATTGGTTGTGTTTCACAGTAGTTAATTGTAGAGTTTATTAGAAGTTGCAGTTACAAAGACTGACCCAAACGTCTTTGCCTCTCAAAAGACAGTcatccttttctctctcttcattctCTTTCTGAGCATTTTTTGCATAAGTATTCCCTTTCAACGATCATAGTGCCATTGTGCAAGCCATCGTAGAAGCAGACAGAAAAAGATCATCTCAGACCCAATGATTTTTtaatctattatatatttgagaGCAATGGTCTGTGTATATGTCTGTTTTGcttaagaactcctcctaaatggtaagagctagcaCCGCCAGATTCCAGATACAGCTGACTCTTATCATACCTTAAAACCAAGTAACAGTTTGGTGGTGCAGGAAAATTTCAAGGAACAAACAGCAAATAGTTCATATAGTATTTATAATTCTAGTGTACATAAATGACTGATCTGACCACAAAGCCATCTCTGTCTCATGTAAAAGTGAAGGAACCTGTTACTGAGTTATaaaattatctctattttgcaaGGCTGTAAGATTTCTGTATTCACATTTCAGATGTCAAAAGCAATGAAGCAGCATCACAGTGTTTGCTTCGGAGGGAAGTTCCAAatataacagaatcatagaacactggaagtGGAAGAgaactcgagaggtcatcgactccagtccttcgccctcacagcaggaccaagcactgtctagaccatccctggcagatgtcaTAACCTGCAGCACCTCAAACTGGCCTTCTGAAGGGTGAATTATCCAGCTACGTAGTATGAAATTGATGACTGTACCAATGAAACCAATGACGTTCTATTAATTCTTTAAGATGAAGTTGGGAGAACAGCCTTTTGATCCATAACCTCATGTCCAATTAGAGTTTTCAGGTTTCTTACCCCAAAAGCTTAAAAAGAGACAATAAATGGCTAATGAAAATCTCACCGTGGTGACTGAGTTCATTCTTCTGGGAATCACAGATCGTCCAGAGCTCCAAGTCCCGTTTTTCCTGTTGTTCCTAGTGATCTATGCTATCACCCTGGTAGGCAATCTTGGGATGATCGTGTTAATCAGAGTGGATCATCGACTTCACACTcccatgtactttttcctcaGCCATTTGGCTTTTGTGGATCTCTGTTATTCCTCAACCATCACCCCTCAAATGCTGGTGAACTTCTTAGTGCAGAGTAAAACCATTTCTTATTATGCCTGTGCTGCACAGCTGGGCTGTTTCCTAACGTTCATGGCCACGGAGTGTTTCCTTCTGGCTGGGATGGCCTATGATCGTTACGTGGCCATCTGTAACCCACTGCTTTACCATGTTGTCATGTCCCACAAGGTCTGTGTGCGGTTGGTAGCTGCTCCTTACATGTACAGCGTCTCTGTTGCCCTGTTCCACACCATCCTTACTTTTCAATTATCCTTCTGTTCCTCCAACAAGATCAACCATTTCTACTGCGATGACATGCCCTTGCTGGCCCTCACCTGTTCTAATACCCACACCAAACAGGTATTGATCTTCGCCTTTGCTGGTTTTGACATGATAACATCCTCCCTCATCGTTCTGATCTCCTACCTCTTTATCTTCTCCACCATCCTGAGGATCCGCTCCACGGAGGGCAAGCGCAAAGCTTTCTCCACATGCACCTCCCACCTCACAACTGTCACCATCTTCTACGGGACTCTTATCTTCATGTATTTGCAGCCAAGCACCAACCACTCACTGGACACAGATAAAGTGGCCTCTGTCTTCTACACGGTGGTGATCCCCATGTTGAACCCCCTGATCTACAGCCTCCGAAACAAGGATGTGAAAAATGCTTTAAGGAATGTCATGTCAATAAAGCGTTGGAGTTTTAAATGAAAGCAATTCACCAACTAATTGTCAGTAACCAACAGAGACTGATGgacaaaaggaaattcttcttctttATTTTCACCCTTGGATTAACTGATTTTGCATAGTAACTCCACTTTTCTCACCACTTGTCTTTCTGCAAACATGGAATGAGGGCTGTGATTGCTGATAGCGCTGACATTCTTTGAGTTCAGTGTCAGGAAACACCGCTATTCCAGaacaactttgtgagcatctacacagcaaaactgctatttcaaagtcatttaaaaatagcaggaGGCTTATTCCAAATTCTGTAAGCCTCTTTCCATGAGTAATAGGGCTTCTTTCAATTGTTTGGAAGAGGGGCTTTCTAGAAAGGGAAtagtggccattttgaaagaagctcttctggaataagtTAGTCtcaaataactttactgtgtagactcagcccccgagtgcttccaggggctctaatctgaaataggctctattttgtgtggacactctatttcgGAGTAAGTTTGTCTTATTTTGGAGTTTCCATATAGTGTTTACACGTCATTCCCAAAAAGCTTGTGGTTttgaataataactccagaataagctattctggaagaactctgtattgtaAACATGCCGGAGCAGACAGTATCACATGTTAATACTGCAGACCTTGATATGATTCATGAGAATAATTTCAGGCTCAGGTCAGGGATGAAGGCACATGGTCTGAccaataataaaaatattcaaaaccTGGTAAATACATAAAGCGAGATCTTTAGCTGGTTTAATGCTTCCTCTGTGTACCTCATTGTCTCCTGTTGTCCTCCACGTGAAGTCTGTCTGTGCTAACCAGGGCTAAGTTACCAAATTCCCAAGGCCACAGATAACTTAAATATTCCCCTTTAAGTCTACAGAAGTAATCTCTCTACAGATTAACAACAGACACACTCCAATAGCCAAGTCTTCCGGagtgtccagcccctgcttcactgGTGATTGAGCTTATTCAAAGTTTCACTGCTAAAGGACTAGTACACCACAGCTCGCCGGCTCCACATCAGATCACCGTCTTGCCTAACTTGCAACACTGAGATATGTTTGGGGTTAAAACCACTGCCTCTTTATTGAACAGTGGATGGACAGCAAGGAAAGGTAATGGAAACAAAATGCACATTCTACCTGGGTCACAGGTAGTTTCATTGAAACCAAAGGAGCCAGACCAGTGTAGACCAGCTGAGGGTGCGGCCAGTCACATGGATAGATGTCTCCACAAGTTATCCAACTGAGAACAGGGGCCTACTTTTCTCAGAGGGAAAGTTGCTCACCAGAGTTGGCTGGGACAAGATGgggttttctctttgttttttgtgCCGGACCTTTTCTACTTTTcatccaaaaacaaaaacccagaaacatttcttccccttttttttttcacccaccCAACGTTTTCTGTGAAAATCTGCTGAAGACAAACTAAAACTAAATAAGTTCAGACAAAAACTAGAAATAAATATTGTGGATTCTGATCAGCGCTTCACTTGTTAACTGTTCTCCGCTCTCCTGTCTCCACCATGTGGATTTGGACTCATCTCACTCTCTGGACCTCAGAGTCCTCTTCAGTAGCTTTTccgtatttgaactttcaaaaaacagGACCCTCCGCCCCCCGAGAGGGAGTGTCTCTGTATCAGCGTCTCCCATCTCACTTTGTATTAGTGTGTTATAGTACATGTCTTACATTAACACAA is a window encoding:
- the LOC142015168 gene encoding olfactory receptor 8U3-like — protein: MANENLTVVTEFILLGITDRPELQVPFFLLFLVIYAITLVGNLGMIVLIRVDHRLHTPMYFFLSHLAFVDLCYSSTITPQMLVNFLVQSKTISYYACAAQLGCFLTFMATECFLLAGMAYDRYVAICNPLLYHVVMSHKVCVRLVAAPYMYSVSVALFHTILTFQLSFCSSNKINHFYCDDMPLLALTCSNTHTKQVLIFAFAGFDMITSSLIVLISYLFIFSTILRIRSTEGKRKAFSTCTSHLTTVTIFYGTLIFMYLQPSTNHSLDTDKVASVFYTVVIPMLNPLIYSLRNKDVKNALRNVMSIKRWSFK